One region of candidate division WOR-3 bacterium genomic DNA includes:
- a CDS encoding DMT family transporter, translating to MDNQKKAYLFAFIVILFWATVASAFKITLRFVNNIQLVFWASLTSLCALFIILVMEKRINEFRRYFKIFWTSHLLLGFLNPFLYYLILFKAYSLLPAQQAQPLNQTWAIVLTFLSALLLRQKIGLKSFLALFISFSGVVIISTQGKFTTLNFSSPLGVFLALASAFVWAFYWVLNLQEVREPVIALFSNFIFGTIFILFLMIFSKQNFVPHLYGIIGGIYIGIFEMGVAFYFWLKALSLSSTTARITILVYLVPFLSLLVIRLTVGEVISLSTVLGLLLIICGILIQQLDLIKLAKENK from the coding sequence GTGGATAATCAGAAAAAAGCCTATCTTTTCGCCTTTATCGTCATCCTTTTCTGGGCTACTGTCGCCTCGGCATTTAAAATCACCCTCCGTTTTGTGAATAACATCCAGCTCGTTTTCTGGGCATCCCTCACCTCATTATGTGCCCTCTTTATCATTTTAGTCATGGAAAAACGTATCAACGAATTTCGGCGGTATTTCAAAATCTTCTGGACCAGCCATCTCCTATTGGGTTTTTTGAATCCATTTTTGTATTATCTGATCTTATTCAAGGCTTATTCATTACTTCCAGCCCAGCAAGCCCAACCTTTAAACCAGACTTGGGCAATAGTCCTGACTTTTCTTTCAGCGTTGCTCCTGAGACAAAAAATCGGGCTGAAGAGTTTTCTTGCCCTCTTCATCAGTTTTTCCGGGGTTGTGATTATCTCCACCCAGGGGAAATTCACCACCCTCAATTTTTCCAGTCCCTTAGGTGTCTTTCTGGCCTTAGCCAGTGCCTTTGTATGGGCATTTTACTGGGTATTAAATCTACAGGAAGTCCGTGAACCGGTGATTGCATTATTTTCTAATTTTATCTTCGGCACAATCTTTATCCTCTTTTTGATGATATTTTCAAAACAAAATTTTGTGCCCCATCTTTATGGAATCATCGGTGGAATATATATTGGTATCTTTGAAATGGGAGTGGCTTTTTATTTCTGGCTTAAGGCCTTGAGTCTTTCCTCCACCACAGCCCGAATAACCATCTTGGTTTATCTGGTACCCTTTCTCTCATTGCTCGTAATCCGACTGACCGTTGGAGAGGTGATATCATTATCCACTGTTCTCGGGTTATTACTAATCATCTGTGGCATCCTCATCCAGCAGTTAGATCTCATCAAGTTAGCGAAAGAAAACAAATAA
- a CDS encoding twin-arginine translocase TatA/TatE family subunit, producing MNLGWQEILLILLIVLLLFGARKIPELARSLGRGVREFKRGLHEIENSESTEGEKKGREEED from the coding sequence ATGAATTTAGGCTGGCAGGAGATTCTGCTGATATTGCTCATTGTGCTTCTTCTTTTTGGCGCGCGGAAGATTCCGGAATTGGCAAGAAGTTTGGGAAGAGGAGTGCGAGAATTTAAGAGAGGTCTCCACGAGATAGAGAATTCCGAGAGCACAGAGGGTGAAAAGAAAGGAAGAGAAGAGGAAGATTGA
- a CDS encoding PASTA domain-containing protein, with product MYYNGGKIFLISFLVSLITSVVVCLVFFFILPVSKTGEVVIPDFTGSTPEQARVIAETRGLLLVVGGEEESEKFAENQICRQTPLPGSIVRNKSSVTVFISKGSANVIIPDLKGLGLSEATLRLNELGLRIGEIKTEEHATVDKDKIITTQPAPGMRAKKGDAITIILSGGAETVEVPRVIGRAYATAKRIIEEKGFVVGSVSYEVSTEFDVGIVMAQNPRAGTKAKKGSKIDLTVATVLDQ from the coding sequence ATGTATTATAATGGTGGGAAAATATTTTTGATTTCGTTTCTTGTCTCCCTTATTACTTCAGTGGTTGTCTGCCTTGTGTTCTTCTTTATTTTACCGGTGAGTAAAACAGGCGAAGTCGTCATTCCGGATTTTACCGGATCCACACCTGAGCAAGCGCGGGTGATTGCCGAGACCCGTGGATTATTACTTGTGGTGGGAGGGGAAGAAGAGAGTGAAAAATTTGCGGAGAATCAGATCTGTCGGCAGACCCCCTTACCGGGTTCGATAGTCCGGAATAAATCGAGCGTTACCGTTTTTATCTCCAAAGGTTCAGCGAATGTAATAATACCGGATTTAAAAGGACTGGGTTTGAGCGAGGCGACATTAAGATTGAATGAATTAGGCTTGCGGATCGGTGAGATCAAAACCGAAGAGCATGCAACCGTTGATAAAGATAAAATAATCACTACTCAGCCCGCACCGGGGATGCGGGCGAAAAAGGGTGATGCCATCACCATTATTTTGAGCGGTGGTGCGGAGACGGTTGAAGTGCCCCGGGTCATTGGTCGGGCCTATGCCACTGCCAAAAGAATAATCGAAGAGAAAGGATTTGTTGTCGGAAGTGTTAGTTATGAGGTGAGCACCGAGTTTGATGTGGGGATAGTTATGGCGCAGAATCCCAGGGCAGGGACGAAGGCGAAAAAGGGGTCAAAGATAGATCTGACCGTGGCAACCGTCCTTGACCAGTGA